A window of Sphingomonas sp. G-3-2-10 contains these coding sequences:
- a CDS encoding CBS domain-containing protein: MTIAAILSGKGNEVVSIAGDRTVAEAVALLAGRRIGAVPVMEGDAVAGIFSERDVIYCLERDGAAALERTVSQVMTAPAITVPSSESILTALALMTRRRVRHLPVLDGGRCVGFISIGDLVKHRIERIEAEANDLRTYIQQA; encoded by the coding sequence ATGACCATCGCAGCAATCCTGAGCGGGAAGGGCAATGAAGTGGTCTCGATCGCGGGCGATCGGACCGTGGCCGAGGCCGTTGCACTTCTGGCGGGCAGGCGCATCGGCGCGGTGCCGGTGATGGAGGGCGACGCGGTCGCCGGGATATTTTCCGAACGCGACGTGATCTACTGTCTCGAGCGCGATGGTGCTGCGGCGCTTGAGCGTACGGTGAGCCAGGTGATGACTGCGCCGGCTATCACGGTGCCTTCGAGCGAGTCGATCCTGACCGCGCTCGCGCTGATGACGCGGCGACGGGTGCGGCATCTGCCGGTGTTGGATGGCGGGCGGTGCGTCGGCTTCATCTCGATCGGCGATCTGGTGAAGCACCGGATCGAGCGCATCGAAGCCGAAGCCAACGATCTGCGCACCTATATCCAGCAGGCTTAG